The Streptomyces vinaceus genome contains the following window.
CGAAGACCTCCCCGGGGCGCCAGGTGAAGCCGTTCGGGTCGTCGCGCCACCACAGCTGCATCCGGCCGTCCGTACGGGTGGCGACGAGGTCGAGGGTGCGGCCGCGGGTCTGGACGAGGGCGGGCCCGTAGTGGGCGATGCCGGAGCCGAAGCGGCCGCCGTCGTTCCAGGTCCAGGGGGCGCCGTTGATCCGCCACCAGTGGTTCAGACGGCCGTCGGCGGTGCGGACGACCACCTCGAAGTTGCCCGGCTTGCCGTAGTCGCTCTGGATGAACGCCGGGGTCGAGCCGATCGCCGCGTCGCCCGGCCCGAAGGCGCCGCCGTCGCGCCAGACGCCGGCGGACTGCTCGTAGTACCAGTGGCGCAGCCGGCCGCCGGTCGTCACGTGCAGGGACTCCATGTTCCGGTTGTACGTGGTGCCGGTGAAGGCGGGCTGGCCGGAGGCGTCACTCGCGTACGCCTGGGCGCGGGTCCACGCGAAGGGGGCGTCGCCCTCGCGCCACCAGTGCTGGAGGCGGCCCCCGCCGGCGGCCGCGCACAGCTCGAAATTGCGGTGGGCTCGGCCGTTGCCGCTCTCGTAGACGTTGCCGGCGTGCAGGCGGCGCTTGCTCCACGGGTCGATGTTGGTGCCGTGCAGACCGCACTTGGCCCAGTAGTCGATGTTGACCTCGCCGTAGGCGATCCGCCCGTGGCCGCCGACGTGGTAGCCCGTCCCCCAGGAGTTCTTGAACAGCCAGCAGCCCGCCGCGTCGTCGTAGCCGGTGATCAGGACGCAGTGGCCGCCCGCGAGACGGTCGCTGGTGCGGTGGTAGACCCCGGAGCCGAGGCCGAAGAAGTCGTCGTACACGTCGAAGCAGGCGGTGAGCGGGCCGACGGTGTCCAGCCAGACCTTCTGCTGCTCCACATCTCCGAGGCGTACGTAGTCGGTGATCCGGACGGTCCGGCCGGACCGGTCCCAGCTGGGCGTGTACTCGGCGCGCCAGGCGTCGCGGCGGTCGGCCGGGACGGTGGCCGGGGGCGGGGAGTAGGGCCAGCAGTCGGGGTCGGCGAGGCCGCCGTTGGCCTTGACCCAGTCGAGGGCGGTCTCGGGGTTGGAGCCCTGGCCGCAGGTGAACTTCAGACCGTCGTGGACGTCCCCCTCGGAGCGCTTCGCCCACACGTTGTGCTCGATGCGGGCCATGGACTCGACGAGTCCCGCGGCCCCGAAGGCCCAGCAGGAGCCGCACGGGTTCTGGTCCTTCACCTTGGTGATCCAGGGCCAGCCCCAGCGGGTGCGCCAGTCGACGGCAGCGGGTCGGGCGCCGGGCCCCGCGGGCGGCGATCCGGGCAGCAGGCCGTGGGCGGCGCGGCGGCGGGTGAGGCGCGGATCGGCGCTCTCGTGGCCGATGAGCGCCGGCAGGTCGACGGCGCCGATCTGCGCGGCGGGCGTGAGGTTCACGCCCGGTTCCAGGCCGAGGGAGGGCCGGGGTACGGGCTCCTCGTCGGCGAGATGTTCGATGACGGACCAGCGCGCTCCCCGCGCCACGAGCCGCGCGCGCAGCTCCCCCGCCGTCTGGACAGACTGCTCCGGCATGACCGGCCCCCCAGCGTCAACCGTTGTGTGCAGACCCGGGAGCGTCCATCGGGCGGCGGGGCGCGTCAAGGGTGTCCGCACGGTCGCGCGGTCGCACGGGGGGTCGTACGGGACGGCCGTCCGCCCCCGGCGTCGGAGGGACGCCGGGGGCGGAGGTGGGGCCTATTCCGCCGGGGCGGGGGCGGCGGCCGGCATGCCGGGCAGGCCGAGGCCGGTGAAGAGGGCGACCACGGTGGCGCCGAGGTCGTTCACGACGTCGTTGGCCTTGGCCTTGGCGTCGGTGGTGCAGCCGCAGGGGCCGGCGGCCTTGGCGACTTCGTCGACGGAGGCCTTGAGGTGGTCGACGGCGGCGGTGACGAGGTCGACGCGGGCGCGGTCCACGGCCCGGGGCTTCGCCGCGACGGCCGGGGCGACGGCAGGGAGCGTGACGGGCTGCGCGACGGCGGCGGGCGGCACGGCCGCGTCGACGGGCGGCTTGGCGGCTTCTGCCGGGGGCTTGGCCGCGTCGACCGGCGGCTTCGCAGCTTCGGCCGGCGGCTTCGCGGCCTCAACGGGGGGCTTGGCGGCCTCCATCGGCGGCTTCGCAGCGTCGACCGGAGGCTTGGCGGCCTCAACGGGCGGCTTCGCGGCCTCCGCCGGGGGCTTCGCAGCCTCGACCGGCGGCTTGGCGGCTTCGACCGGAGGCTTCGCAGCCTCCATCGGCGGCTTCGCAGCCTCCATCGGCGGCTTCGCAGCCTCCACCGGCGGCTTGGCGGCTACGGGCGGCTTCGCAGCCTCCACCGGCGGCTTCACAGCCTCCACCGGCGGCTTCGCGGCCTCCGCCGGGGGCTTCGCCACGGCTGCCGGGGGCTCGTCCGCCGGCTGCTTCGGCAGGACCACCGGGGTCACCGGCGCGGCCGCCGGAGGCTTGGCCGCCGCCTCCGGTACGGCGGGAGCCGCCGGGGCCGCCGCCGGAGCGGCCGCCGCGAAGGTCTTCTTCATGGAGGCCAGGGCCGCGTCGATCTTCTGCTTGTGCGCGGCCAGGTCCGCCTCCGGGAGCTTCCCGTCCGGCGACTTCAGCACCTCCCCGAGGAAGTTCGTGACCGGGGTGATCATGCTGCCGGCGGCCCCGAGGGAAGCCACCTGCGCGGTCAGCGCCTCGGCACCGGGGATGGCCTTCTTCGCCACCGGCGCCGGCGCCTTCGCCGGGGCGTCGGCCGCACCGGCCAGACCGGGGGAGACGGACATGAGCGTCACGCACAGGGCGGCGGGGAGGGTGTAGCGGGTGATGCGGTGCAAGATTTCTCTCCTGTTCAGAGTCGCGGGGCAGGGGATGTGCCCCTGTCCACTCACCGCCACCCGGTCACATTCGGCAACCGGAAACCGGCCCGCGCACGGCCCAAACCCCCGCCCCCACGCCTGCGACCTGCACAGATACCTTCTCCCTCCGACTCCACCACCGGTGCTGCACCCTCGTGAAACCATCACCCTGAGTGACGGTCGTGCGCGGTGCTCACCGCGTGCGCGCAGCCCCCGCCGGGGGGACCGTACGGGCCGCGACCGGCGCCACGGGGCCCGTTAGGGTTTCCCGCATGGGGACCTGGATCGCGCCGAGCGTCGTAGAACGAGAGCTGTACGAAGCCAAGCTCAGGAACGACTGGCCCTCCTACTTCGACACCCTGGCCGGCGCCTGGCTGTTCATCCCCCTGGCCCGCGGCTACGCGGACGCACATCCCACCTCCGTGCTCCTCGAACCCGCGTACTTCCCCCAGGCCCGCGCCCGTTGCTACGTCGCGTACACGGCCGGCATGCTGCCCGCCCCCACCGCCGACGTGGTCTTCAAACGCCAGAGCCTCGCCTGGTTCGCCGCCGGCTTCGAGCCCGGCGACCCTCCGTTCCTGGCCGTCAACCCCGGCAGCCCCTGCGAGGCCTTCCTGCCGGCCTCCCCCGCCGACCGCGCCGTGTGGAACGCCCATTGGGACCGGGCGCCCCGGTACGGCCTGGAGCAGAACAAGGTGCACGCCCTCCACGTCGGGGGACCGCTGCGCGGCCCCGCCGCCTTCGGGCTCGCCTGCGGCGCGCACCTCTCGGTACGCAACGGGCTGTTCTGGAACGCCCTCGGCTACCACGGCGAGGGTTACGGCAAGGAGCGCGAGAAGCTCAAGGAGCACTGGGGCATCACCACCCGCGAGGAGTGGCTGGTCACCGTAGAGCAGTTGCTGACGGCGGACATGGTCAGCGCGGTATGGGAGTTCGCGCTCCGGATCCGCGCCGCCCTCGCCAAGGAGTTCGCCGGGCCGGTGGACATCGAGCACTGGCGCCACGCCACCGAGGCGACCCTGCGGGCCAACGCCGAACGGGCGGCCGAGCCCCGGATCACCCCCGAAGGCGTCACCGTCGCCCGGCCGCGTTCCACGGCCGAGATCGAGGGGGAGGTCGCCGGCGTCCAGCGGGTCATCGGCCGCATCGCGCGCTACGAGCAGCGCTTCCGGGCCGACGGGATCCTCGGCGAGGGCAGGTTCGTCCGGTCCGTCGAGGCCTGGGACTACGGGCGGGCCTCCCAGATGGCCCGCTGGGGCCTCGGCGCCCGCCTGTGCACGCTCCAGGAGGCGGAGGACGCCGTGGTGAGGGCCGGGAGGGTCTGCCGGCTCTCCTACCGCTCCTGGGAGGACCTCTCCGC
Protein-coding sequences here:
- a CDS encoding C1 family peptidase, producing the protein MPEQSVQTAGELRARLVARGARWSVIEHLADEEPVPRPSLGLEPGVNLTPAAQIGAVDLPALIGHESADPRLTRRRAAHGLLPGSPPAGPGARPAAVDWRTRWGWPWITKVKDQNPCGSCWAFGAAGLVESMARIEHNVWAKRSEGDVHDGLKFTCGQGSNPETALDWVKANGGLADPDCWPYSPPPATVPADRRDAWRAEYTPSWDRSGRTVRITDYVRLGDVEQQKVWLDTVGPLTACFDVYDDFFGLGSGVYHRTSDRLAGGHCVLITGYDDAAGCWLFKNSWGTGYHVGGHGRIAYGEVNIDYWAKCGLHGTNIDPWSKRRLHAGNVYESGNGRAHRNFELCAAAGGGRLQHWWREGDAPFAWTRAQAYASDASGQPAFTGTTYNRNMESLHVTTGGRLRHWYYEQSAGVWRDGGAFGPGDAAIGSTPAFIQSDYGKPGNFEVVVRTADGRLNHWWRINGAPWTWNDGGRFGSGIAHYGPALVQTRGRTLDLVATRTDGRMQLWWRDDPNGFTWRPGEVFGSAITSAPCLIESQYGAADEDTAGNYELCAVGAGGRVEHWWRGNAAGSAWSRGAVFGHDALAVTGMLQGSFGFNLEVIVLRTDRQLQHYWRDAAGWHEGPVIGPA
- a CDS encoding DUF1266 domain-containing protein, which codes for MGTWIAPSVVERELYEAKLRNDWPSYFDTLAGAWLFIPLARGYADAHPTSVLLEPAYFPQARARCYVAYTAGMLPAPTADVVFKRQSLAWFAAGFEPGDPPFLAVNPGSPCEAFLPASPADRAVWNAHWDRAPRYGLEQNKVHALHVGGPLRGPAAFGLACGAHLSVRNGLFWNALGYHGEGYGKEREKLKEHWGITTREEWLVTVEQLLTADMVSAVWEFALRIRAALAKEFAGPVDIEHWRHATEATLRANAERAAEPRITPEGVTVARPRSTAEIEGEVAGVQRVIGRIARYEQRFRADGILGEGRFVRSVEAWDYGRASQMARWGLGARLCTLQEAEDAVVRAGRVCRLSYRSWEDLSAGFILGRCLQFDEEEYGHWYTDMAATHQALMSDPGSPWLNIPWE